The proteins below are encoded in one region of Corynebacterium felinum:
- the ltrA gene encoding group II intron reverse transcriptase/maturase — MSADVGEVSTGAGADLWDQVFSGGNLRTALERVKTNKGAAGVDGVGVEDIDVYLREHWSGIRERLDAGTYKPLPVREVMILKPSGGWRMLGVPTVVDRVICQAIAQVLTPIFDVGFVPVSFGFRPQRSAHMALKTARGFLNEGYVWVVEVDLSKYFDTVNHDMLMSRVARKVDDKRVLKLIRAYLNAGIMADGVVRCSDAGTPQGSPLSPLLSNIMLDDFDHYLASKGTKFVRYADDIRVFVRSKRAAQRALAQSGKFLEGKLKLRVNQEKSTICHAIKAELLGYGFYLVRGDQYRFRLTKATKVRVLARVKELTARSWSVSMEYRIDRLNKYLRGWLGYFALADAKVFLNRLDEHLRRRLRMCVWKQWKRIRTRIRNLCRLGVDKQKAYEWANTSKSYWRIAGSWVLTTTLTNAYWNDQNLVSAVAYWNYKHSQYSVLV, encoded by the coding sequence GTGTCTGCCGATGTAGGGGAAGTGTCAACTGGTGCGGGTGCTGATCTGTGGGATCAAGTCTTTTCAGGTGGCAATCTCCGCACTGCATTAGAGCGGGTTAAGACGAATAAGGGTGCTGCTGGTGTGGACGGGGTAGGTGTTGAGGATATTGACGTTTATCTGCGTGAACACTGGAGTGGCATTCGTGAGCGTCTTGACGCGGGAACGTATAAGCCGTTGCCGGTTCGTGAGGTGATGATCCTAAAGCCTTCGGGTGGTTGGCGTATGCTTGGTGTTCCGACTGTTGTTGATCGTGTGATTTGTCAGGCGATCGCGCAGGTACTTACGCCTATCTTTGATGTGGGGTTTGTGCCTGTGTCTTTTGGTTTCAGGCCTCAACGTAGCGCACATATGGCGTTAAAGACCGCACGTGGGTTTCTTAACGAGGGGTATGTGTGGGTTGTTGAGGTTGATTTGTCGAAGTATTTCGACACGGTTAATCACGACATGTTGATGTCGAGGGTGGCTCGTAAGGTTGACGATAAGCGCGTGTTGAAGCTTATTCGGGCGTATTTAAACGCTGGGATTATGGCTGATGGTGTTGTTCGGTGTAGTGATGCAGGGACTCCGCAGGGGTCACCGTTATCGCCGTTGTTGAGCAATATCATGTTGGATGATTTTGATCATTATCTTGCATCTAAGGGCACGAAGTTTGTTCGTTATGCTGATGATATTCGGGTCTTTGTTCGTTCCAAGCGTGCTGCGCAGCGTGCGCTTGCCCAGTCTGGGAAGTTTCTGGAGGGGAAGTTAAAGCTGCGGGTTAATCAGGAGAAGTCCACTATTTGTCATGCGATTAAGGCGGAGCTTTTAGGCTATGGGTTCTATCTGGTTCGTGGTGATCAGTATCGGTTTCGACTTACTAAGGCCACGAAGGTGAGGGTTTTAGCCCGAGTGAAAGAGCTTACGGCAAGATCGTGGTCGGTGTCGATGGAGTATCGCATTGACCGGTTAAACAAATATTTGCGTGGATGGCTTGGTTATTTCGCGTTGGCGGATGCGAAGGTGTTTCTTAACCGGCTGGATGAGCATCTTCGTCGTCGACTGCGGATGTGCGTATGGAAGCAGTGGAAACGTATCCGAACGCGGATACGGAACCTCTGCCGCTTGGGTGTGGATAAACAAAAGGCCTATGAGTGGGCTAATACCAGTAAGTCCTACTGGCGTATCGCTGGCTCGTGGGTGCTTACAACCACGCTTACTAATGCGTATTGGAATGACCAGAACCTCGTATCAGCCGTGGCGTATTGGAACTATAAGCACAGTCAATACTCTGTATTGGTGTAA
- the adhP gene encoding alcohol dehydrogenase AdhP, protein MSEKFNAAIVEKFGPELAVGQLDLPEPGPNQALVKNLASGVCHTDLHAAEGDWPVKPKPPFVPGHEGVGEVVKLGPGEHGVKVGDMVGNVWLWSACGECEFCRTGWETFCCEAEYGGYTVDGSFGEYMLVDTRYCARIPEGSDPVEVAPILCAGVTVYKGLKVTDTRPGNFVVISGVGGLGHIAVQYAVAMGLRVIAVDIAPEKLELAKKHGAEFTVNAAEVDPAAAIVEYTKGGAHGILVTAVHPKAFGQAIDMARKGGTIVFNGLPPGDFPAPIFDIVFKGLTIRGSLVGTRQDLEEALDFYARGKIKPTVTECKLDDVNSVFEDMRKGQIDGRMAIRYS, encoded by the coding sequence ATGTCTGAGAAGTTCAATGCAGCAATTGTTGAAAAGTTCGGCCCAGAGCTGGCCGTCGGCCAGCTCGACCTGCCAGAACCAGGACCTAATCAGGCGCTGGTGAAGAACCTCGCCTCGGGCGTGTGCCACACCGACCTGCACGCTGCTGAAGGCGACTGGCCAGTCAAGCCAAAGCCACCATTTGTTCCCGGCCACGAGGGAGTGGGCGAAGTGGTCAAGCTTGGCCCCGGTGAGCATGGCGTGAAGGTTGGCGATATGGTGGGCAACGTGTGGCTGTGGTCTGCCTGTGGTGAGTGCGAGTTCTGCCGCACAGGTTGGGAAACCTTCTGCTGTGAAGCTGAGTACGGCGGCTATACCGTAGATGGCTCTTTTGGTGAGTACATGCTTGTTGATACTCGCTACTGCGCCCGCATCCCTGAGGGCTCTGACCCTGTTGAGGTTGCGCCCATCCTGTGCGCTGGTGTGACTGTATACAAGGGTCTGAAGGTGACTGATACCCGCCCAGGTAACTTCGTTGTTATCTCCGGCGTCGGTGGCCTTGGCCATATCGCGGTGCAGTATGCGGTGGCCATGGGGCTGCGCGTGATTGCGGTTGATATTGCTCCAGAGAAGTTGGAGCTGGCGAAGAAGCATGGTGCAGAGTTCACGGTGAACGCTGCTGAGGTTGACCCTGCAGCTGCGATTGTGGAGTACACCAAGGGTGGCGCTCATGGCATTCTTGTGACTGCTGTGCACCCGAAGGCGTTTGGCCAAGCTATTGATATGGCGCGTAAGGGCGGAACGATTGTGTTCAATGGTTTGCCGCCGGGAGATTTCCCTGCGCCGATCTTTGACATTGTGTTCAAGGGTCTGACTATTCGTGGCTCGCTGGTGGGTACTCGCCAGGATCTGGAGGAGGCGCTCGACTTCTACGCGCGCGGCAAGATTAAGCCGACCGTGACTGAGTGCAAGCTTGACGACGTCAACTCGGTGTTCGAGGATATGCGCAAGGGTCAGATCGACGGACGTATGGCTATTCGCTACTCATAG
- a CDS encoding DUF5979 domain-containing protein, with the protein MAIRTTGTQSFDADDEAGHDSSATNNIVRVNDTLTYDLNVNVNVDSPTETTTRIKFPKGIEIKEVPGFCKAGSQIVPPSLTVPALPTTGDSIQQLEEQELICNLGSLQSQAYTFPVTAVVTNYFGNAVSFKPVSVSVEAAGQESKTVPSDQLPVAVTSARPAWDVSLNGVQPATKPSTGYMYGPATEPCPWDKNKACKVQIHHILMSSAQGGKGVMPAVGDVSMKLKIDPRSLYYNGMVEDGIEALKAKDPQPDSTGAKYRAQAEQEAEAKIQKILDNPEKYAPRAYFEDYYHNVPGPRIGFQSPSNAGNSVVNSGNFKFNGVAFDRNFAGANPITQPIDVVISGADMSLRSIPSKNYNSGSAIPDNRAYAVSQAFKFYVPSVTIQEFGITKGVTTTLKSHTSVSDLNLNGFTSSDTNHPDANPSGNDYRNSTPNVSFGTLINKRFTGVPGTQGNMSAAEFNPGHSIRGEGPTGGAVLGSGGITVAANQEVLSQLEIVGTKPDNPGKITLLACDSWDKNKLHLKKREVPASTDVSAHLQRIPSGGEAVWISGYNNVLNGNKVQYATTKSQVPELKVQYAAEPGATGAGSLCYDDSIQWYDSPEQVPGNDATKQAQGIFTGVGRVRIHLVMPEPVAIDRQVGEGVRAAVSILQQVADSGMESGDLIPNYMSVKDAPGKELDLAAALAAPNQSTASKYTENAHQGDSGDRLIFTDVQTSLRKTVVKGNSDQFGKVPPAVTNGDEVRYKLEPTLTSPVTVQGNTKDLWVEDCLPASQDFVDAQPAPAVVQKGSTPDDAKLNLSLFPGEKDNVLRACKPNETYLRWIFKNHQINEAVEPIIFKAMVRDDADSGVFQNTAQVWAQGDATKLSKRTDVAEIQITNPAGIKLSKQALTPVVQVNRPDQQNFEHNVWRVRALNNVATDVQVNNFDIIDVLPRNNVGSGDQQTKYSGTFEFASVTPRLGHEKAGQPLRFFVTKSQTVPHNPVAQGDTPWCSFENGQIGALDSGQGECPANLAEVTGVRAKRDGVWEPKEPIEFDVDMIAKGNKNGDLYVNQVSIKAGSLDPLGPIRRAEVAVGSKIGDYTWIDENKDGLQTQGEPAIGNVRVTLTGTDDLGNPVNVETTTNDQGRYVFENLRSSDAAGYTVTFGKPAGYEFTNTGADLANAEDSNADKATGASQPVVLPKDEIVRSARGIENLTVDGGFVLPRQPFKVSKTLNANGSQGQDTFTVTYRCSADGVNAEGQVVPAEGNVEVPAGGETTVGLFEIGTTCAVIGEQGAERNGYALQQPIAPTDPATVGDNGLTIAVTNTYNPETGRFKVRKNVVGLPQEKTPAVFLIDYVCVDDLKRPGFDDVLSGTIELAAGEEKTSPELPRGIECAFAERVNVPAGEKGHIDVPGYLRAEPAFDHATVATAADPETAPEDMPAKAVVTNTYSVETGTFKVTKRVNGLPDEKIPAAFTISYTCTDPHDRPGFDLTGELNVANGGEVTSPALPLGATCELREKVDNNIQVAGFSLAEPVYSNQAKTVVTAHDPATVETARMEVTNNYSRDMGKIAVKKVVTVDGTKESTADARFGVLVECVDPVTAHKLSDQPHRLDLSGDGTAVEYADIPTGYVCSLSEEPAPRAGFTHVPSFDQQTVTINDKDQVVNVTVTNAYTRDKGGFKVAKMVTGNAAALVKDKTFTFRYECADNFTGTVTLKNGESKSVTEVPTGTCVVTEENTKVDNAAVTTTMQVNEGEFTETNQVRFEVTKDQRDPANTIKIAAINNYVADVAPFKVLKTATADENQQLLAQGLGDRNIVFDYTCTPAYEGAYAEGGEISVKPNGDAAISAKQYPIGTSCTLVEKTAGAQVAGFALEAVRPLTVEVTAGAAPAEVRAVNRYTRDKGGFTVTKRVDGNAAVLAQDKAFEFTYTCADGVTETFTLKHGEKKQVANIPTGDCTITEKAAEVAHTIPTTTIRINDAVVQGATATFRVDKSAPDAVITVDVTNTYAPVQAPFMVKKIASAALDNTVLAERIAERDFIFDYTCTPAYEGAFAEGGEIRVKAGGEAVASPKTYPIGTACTLVERKDSAAVAGFTHSGLAPLKVVVAAGENPAEVVAENRYTREEGTFGVVKNVKGWPWFSNETFTFDYTCKHPDAAEAITGQLKAKGDGITVESGMKLPFGTQCRVRENVEDAERFGFVLQAPEEIVFTITEDVPVATATAVNTYIPWIPILIPLIPLIVVPFIPKHEPPAPSVDPQVETPQKGMPKKGLAKGEQPQNKPGEAKQLAQTGVDESLLWIIAIGLALVAAGAVTLRRGQS; encoded by the coding sequence ATGGCCATTAGAACGACTGGTACACAGTCTTTTGATGCGGATGATGAAGCTGGACACGACAGCTCAGCAACAAACAATATTGTGCGAGTTAATGACACGTTGACGTACGATTTGAACGTCAATGTAAATGTCGACTCCCCAACAGAGACAACGACACGGATCAAGTTTCCAAAGGGTATCGAGATCAAAGAGGTTCCAGGCTTTTGTAAGGCTGGATCACAGATCGTTCCCCCAAGTCTGACTGTTCCTGCACTTCCGACTACTGGTGATTCAATTCAACAGTTAGAAGAGCAGGAGCTGATTTGTAATCTTGGTTCCCTCCAGAGCCAGGCTTACACATTTCCTGTTACGGCAGTCGTGACAAACTATTTTGGTAATGCTGTCAGCTTTAAACCTGTTTCAGTATCTGTTGAAGCTGCAGGTCAAGAATCTAAAACTGTTCCTTCTGATCAGTTGCCAGTAGCTGTAACTTCAGCACGCCCTGCGTGGGATGTATCTCTGAATGGTGTGCAGCCTGCAACTAAGCCGAGTACTGGCTATATGTATGGCCCCGCTACTGAGCCATGTCCGTGGGATAAGAATAAGGCTTGTAAAGTTCAGATTCACCACATTTTGATGTCTTCTGCTCAGGGGGGCAAGGGCGTTATGCCGGCTGTGGGCGATGTTTCAATGAAGCTTAAGATCGATCCTCGTAGTCTTTACTACAATGGAATGGTCGAGGATGGAATTGAAGCGCTGAAGGCCAAGGATCCGCAGCCTGATAGCACGGGTGCGAAGTACCGTGCCCAGGCTGAACAGGAAGCTGAAGCGAAGATTCAGAAGATACTCGATAACCCAGAAAAGTATGCCCCCCGTGCATATTTTGAGGATTATTATCACAACGTGCCCGGACCTCGTATCGGTTTTCAGTCGCCATCAAACGCGGGCAATTCCGTCGTGAACAGCGGCAACTTTAAGTTTAACGGTGTTGCGTTTGATCGTAATTTTGCTGGGGCCAATCCGATTACACAGCCGATCGATGTAGTTATTTCTGGCGCGGATATGTCTTTACGCAGCATCCCATCAAAGAACTACAATTCCGGTTCAGCTATTCCTGATAACCGTGCTTATGCTGTTTCCCAGGCATTTAAGTTCTACGTTCCTAGTGTAACGATCCAAGAATTTGGTATCACTAAGGGCGTAACTACTACTTTGAAATCGCATACTTCGGTAAGTGATCTCAACCTCAATGGTTTTACATCTAGTGATACAAACCATCCAGATGCGAATCCCTCAGGAAACGATTACCGAAACTCTACACCTAACGTTTCTTTCGGTACTTTGATTAACAAACGCTTTACTGGTGTTCCTGGAACCCAAGGGAACATGTCGGCAGCTGAGTTTAATCCTGGACACTCGATCCGTGGTGAAGGTCCCACCGGTGGTGCCGTCCTCGGTAGTGGTGGTATTACTGTTGCCGCAAATCAGGAAGTGCTTTCCCAGCTTGAAATTGTAGGAACGAAGCCGGACAATCCAGGTAAGATCACCCTTTTAGCGTGTGACTCTTGGGATAAGAACAAACTTCACCTTAAAAAGCGTGAAGTACCAGCATCGACTGATGTTAGTGCTCATCTTCAACGCATTCCATCAGGTGGCGAAGCCGTCTGGATTTCCGGTTACAACAATGTGTTGAATGGAAACAAAGTCCAGTACGCGACTACTAAGTCACAGGTTCCGGAACTAAAAGTTCAATATGCGGCGGAACCAGGAGCAACGGGAGCAGGATCACTGTGTTACGACGATAGTATTCAGTGGTATGACTCACCAGAGCAGGTTCCTGGAAACGATGCAACCAAGCAAGCACAGGGTATTTTCACCGGTGTTGGACGTGTTCGCATTCACCTAGTAATGCCGGAGCCAGTTGCAATTGACCGACAGGTAGGTGAAGGTGTCCGCGCAGCAGTTTCCATTCTTCAACAGGTTGCAGATTCAGGCATGGAGTCAGGAGACCTTATTCCTAACTACATGTCAGTTAAAGATGCGCCTGGCAAGGAACTCGATTTGGCAGCTGCTTTGGCTGCGCCTAATCAGTCGACTGCATCCAAGTACACCGAAAATGCTCACCAAGGCGATAGCGGTGACCGCCTGATCTTCACCGATGTTCAGACTTCCCTCCGAAAGACTGTGGTCAAGGGGAATTCTGACCAATTCGGTAAAGTTCCGCCGGCTGTAACCAACGGTGATGAAGTACGTTACAAACTAGAACCAACTTTGACCTCGCCAGTAACGGTGCAAGGCAACACTAAGGACTTGTGGGTGGAAGACTGTCTACCTGCGTCGCAAGATTTCGTTGATGCACAGCCTGCACCAGCTGTGGTGCAAAAGGGTTCAACGCCTGATGATGCGAAGTTGAACTTGTCTTTATTCCCAGGTGAAAAAGACAACGTACTACGTGCTTGTAAGCCAAATGAGACCTATCTGCGCTGGATCTTCAAAAACCACCAGATTAACGAGGCCGTTGAGCCAATCATTTTTAAGGCTATGGTTCGTGATGATGCAGATTCCGGTGTCTTCCAAAACACGGCACAAGTCTGGGCTCAAGGAGACGCAACCAAGCTTTCGAAGCGAACCGATGTTGCGGAAATTCAGATCACAAATCCAGCGGGCATTAAGTTGTCTAAGCAAGCGTTGACCCCAGTGGTTCAAGTTAACCGTCCTGATCAGCAGAACTTTGAGCACAACGTTTGGCGCGTGCGTGCGTTGAACAATGTTGCAACAGATGTTCAAGTCAATAATTTCGATATTATCGACGTTCTTCCTCGAAACAACGTTGGATCAGGGGACCAGCAGACTAAGTACTCGGGAACTTTCGAGTTCGCATCTGTCACTCCGCGTCTGGGACACGAAAAAGCTGGACAACCATTGCGTTTCTTTGTTACTAAGTCGCAGACAGTGCCACATAACCCAGTTGCGCAGGGCGATACTCCATGGTGTTCATTTGAGAATGGACAGATTGGTGCTCTGGATAGTGGTCAAGGTGAGTGCCCCGCCAACCTGGCTGAAGTTACGGGCGTACGTGCAAAACGTGATGGCGTATGGGAGCCTAAGGAACCAATCGAATTCGATGTAGACATGATTGCCAAAGGCAACAAGAATGGCGATCTGTACGTCAACCAAGTTTCGATTAAGGCTGGTTCTCTAGATCCGCTCGGCCCAATTCGTCGCGCTGAAGTTGCCGTTGGTTCCAAGATTGGTGACTACACGTGGATTGATGAGAACAAGGATGGCCTGCAAACTCAAGGCGAACCAGCTATTGGTAATGTTCGTGTGACTTTGACAGGTACGGACGATCTTGGCAATCCTGTCAATGTAGAGACCACCACAAATGATCAAGGTCGCTACGTATTTGAGAATCTTCGTTCATCTGATGCTGCAGGTTATACAGTTACGTTCGGCAAACCAGCTGGATATGAATTCACCAATACCGGTGCAGATCTAGCCAATGCGGAAGACTCTAACGCCGATAAGGCAACAGGTGCTTCGCAACCAGTCGTACTTCCGAAGGATGAGATTGTTCGTTCAGCGCGTGGAATTGAGAACTTGACTGTAGATGGCGGTTTTGTGTTACCACGGCAGCCGTTTAAGGTCTCGAAGACTCTGAATGCCAATGGTTCTCAGGGCCAAGACACCTTCACAGTTACTTACCGCTGCTCGGCCGATGGCGTCAACGCTGAAGGACAAGTTGTACCAGCTGAAGGCAATGTTGAGGTTCCAGCTGGTGGCGAAACAACAGTTGGCCTGTTCGAAATTGGTACTACGTGTGCTGTTATTGGCGAACAAGGCGCTGAACGTAATGGCTATGCATTGCAACAGCCAATTGCGCCAACCGATCCAGCAACTGTTGGTGACAACGGCCTAACCATCGCTGTTACAAATACCTATAATCCTGAGACTGGCAGGTTTAAGGTGCGCAAGAATGTTGTGGGGCTACCTCAGGAGAAAACTCCTGCGGTATTCCTCATCGATTACGTCTGCGTTGACGATCTCAAACGCCCAGGCTTTGATGATGTACTCAGCGGTACGATCGAGCTGGCTGCTGGGGAAGAAAAAACCTCCCCAGAACTGCCACGTGGCATTGAATGTGCATTCGCTGAACGTGTGAATGTACCTGCGGGTGAAAAGGGACACATTGATGTCCCAGGTTATCTGCGCGCAGAGCCAGCTTTTGACCACGCAACAGTGGCCACTGCCGCCGACCCAGAAACCGCACCGGAAGATATGCCAGCAAAGGCTGTGGTGACCAACACCTACAGCGTAGAAACAGGCACCTTCAAAGTGACCAAGCGCGTGAATGGTTTGCCGGATGAGAAAATCCCAGCTGCCTTCACCATCAGCTACACCTGTACTGATCCACACGACCGCCCAGGTTTTGATCTCACCGGTGAGCTGAACGTGGCCAACGGTGGGGAAGTAACCAGCCCTGCGCTGCCTCTGGGTGCAACCTGTGAGCTGCGCGAAAAGGTGGATAATAACATTCAGGTGGCAGGCTTTAGCCTCGCTGAACCTGTGTACAGCAACCAGGCGAAAACTGTGGTCACCGCCCACGATCCGGCAACAGTAGAAACGGCACGCATGGAAGTGACCAACAACTACAGCCGCGACATGGGCAAGATTGCTGTGAAGAAGGTCGTCACCGTTGACGGCACGAAAGAGAGCACAGCCGACGCACGCTTTGGTGTTCTCGTCGAATGTGTTGACCCAGTTACTGCACACAAACTCAGCGACCAACCACACCGACTTGATCTCAGCGGTGACGGTACCGCCGTGGAATATGCAGATATCCCAACTGGCTATGTGTGCTCGTTGAGTGAAGAACCAGCGCCACGCGCAGGCTTTACTCATGTACCAAGCTTCGATCAGCAGACCGTGACCATCAACGATAAAGATCAGGTTGTCAACGTGACTGTCACCAACGCCTATACCCGCGATAAGGGTGGGTTTAAGGTTGCGAAGATGGTGACCGGCAATGCCGCAGCGTTGGTGAAAGATAAGACCTTCACCTTCCGCTACGAATGTGCTGATAATTTCACTGGCACGGTGACTCTGAAGAATGGTGAGTCGAAGTCTGTGACTGAGGTACCCACCGGTACCTGTGTGGTCACCGAAGAAAACACCAAGGTGGATAACGCGGCAGTAACGACCACAATGCAGGTCAACGAAGGCGAATTCACCGAGACGAACCAAGTGCGTTTTGAGGTGACAAAGGATCAGCGCGATCCGGCGAACACCATCAAGATTGCCGCCATCAACAACTATGTGGCTGACGTTGCACCGTTCAAGGTGCTCAAAACCGCCACCGCTGATGAGAATCAGCAGCTGCTTGCACAAGGTTTAGGTGATCGAAACATTGTCTTCGACTACACCTGCACCCCAGCATATGAAGGTGCCTATGCCGAAGGTGGCGAGATCAGCGTGAAGCCGAACGGCGACGCGGCGATTTCTGCCAAGCAGTACCCGATCGGCACGAGCTGCACCTTGGTGGAAAAGACCGCCGGTGCCCAGGTTGCAGGCTTCGCACTGGAAGCCGTGCGCCCACTAACCGTTGAGGTGACAGCAGGCGCAGCCCCAGCAGAGGTTCGCGCTGTCAACCGTTATACCCGCGACAAGGGTGGGTTCACGGTGACTAAGCGTGTCGACGGCAACGCGGCCGTGCTGGCTCAAGACAAGGCTTTCGAGTTCACCTACACCTGTGCTGATGGTGTGACCGAAACCTTCACGCTGAAACATGGTGAGAAGAAGCAGGTAGCGAATATCCCTACCGGTGACTGCACCATCACTGAGAAAGCTGCGGAGGTAGCACACACCATCCCAACAACCACTATCCGCATCAACGATGCGGTGGTGCAGGGTGCTACCGCCACCTTCCGGGTGGATAAGTCAGCACCAGATGCGGTGATCACCGTGGACGTCACCAACACATACGCGCCAGTTCAAGCACCGTTTATGGTAAAGAAGATCGCATCTGCTGCTCTCGACAACACTGTGCTTGCCGAGCGAATCGCTGAGCGCGACTTCATCTTCGACTACACCTGCACGCCTGCGTACGAAGGTGCGTTTGCAGAAGGTGGGGAGATCCGGGTGAAAGCTGGTGGCGAAGCGGTAGCATCGCCCAAGACCTACCCAATTGGTACTGCGTGTACTTTGGTCGAGCGTAAAGATTCCGCCGCGGTAGCAGGATTTACCCACAGCGGTCTTGCGCCGTTGAAGGTTGTGGTGGCTGCAGGTGAGAATCCAGCTGAGGTTGTAGCGGAGAACCGTTACACCCGCGAAGAAGGAACCTTCGGTGTGGTGAAGAATGTCAAGGGTTGGCCTTGGTTCAGCAATGAAACCTTCACCTTCGACTACACCTGTAAGCATCCTGACGCTGCCGAGGCTATCACCGGCCAGTTAAAGGCGAAGGGCGATGGCATCACGGTTGAATCCGGCATGAAGCTGCCTTTCGGTACGCAGTGTCGTGTTCGCGAGAACGTTGAAGACGCCGAGCGTTTCGGATTCGTACTTCAAGCACCTGAAGAAATCGTGTTCACGATTACTGAAGATGTGCCAGTGGCCACCGCCACCGCGGTGAACACGTACATTCCATGGATTCCAATCCTGATTCCGCTCATCCCACTGATTGTGGTGCCTTTCATTCCGAAGCACGAACCACCAGCACCATCGGTGGATCCTCAGGTGGAAACACCGCAGAAGGGAATGCCGAAGAAGGGTCTTGCGAAGGGCGAACAGCCACAGAACAAACCTGGTGAAGCGAAACAGTTGGCACAGACCGGTGTCGATGAATCACTGTTGTGGATCATTGCCATTGGCCTTGCACTTGTTGCTGCTGGTGCAGTAACTCTACGACGAGGTCAAAGCTAA
- the exaC gene encoding acetaldehyde dehydrogenase ExaC: MAVYANPGTEGAIFTYKEQYENFIGGQWVPPVDGEYMDDMTPVTGEVFTRVPRSKAADIELALDAAHAAKREWGKTSAAQRAAILNKIADRMEQNLEKLAVAETWENGKAVRETLAADIPLAVDHFRYFAGVARTQEGRISQIDDNTVAYHFKEPIGVVGQIIPWNFPILMAAWKIAPALASGNCIVLKPAEQTPASLLVVVELIADLLPAGVLNVVNGLGEEAGAALTATDRIGKIAFTGSTAVGQIIHKAVSDKVIPITLELGGKSPSIFFPDVMDKDDDFRAKCIEGLAMFALNQGEVCTCPSRALVHEDIAEEFLKLAVEKVRSIKTGNPLDTDTMMGAQASLEQMDKITGYLESGPAEGAEVLTGGKVASFDGLEGGYYIEPTILKGDNSMACFREEIFGPVLAVTTFKTFEEAMEIANDTIYGLGAGVWSRNQNNAYRAAREIQAGRVWVNNYHNYPAHAAFGGYKQSGIGRENHAMMMDHYQETKCMLVSYDEKPTGLF; encoded by the coding sequence ATGGCCGTATATGCCAATCCGGGCACTGAAGGTGCAATCTTCACCTACAAAGAGCAGTATGAAAACTTCATTGGTGGACAGTGGGTTCCGCCAGTTGACGGTGAGTATATGGATGACATGACACCGGTTACCGGCGAAGTTTTTACTCGTGTCCCACGTTCCAAGGCAGCTGATATCGAGCTTGCATTGGATGCGGCACATGCAGCTAAGCGCGAGTGGGGCAAGACCTCTGCTGCGCAGCGTGCGGCTATCTTGAACAAGATTGCTGACCGTATGGAGCAAAACCTCGAAAAGCTTGCGGTCGCAGAAACCTGGGAAAACGGCAAGGCGGTTCGTGAAACCTTGGCAGCAGATATTCCGCTGGCCGTGGATCACTTCCGTTACTTCGCGGGTGTCGCACGCACCCAAGAAGGCCGAATTTCGCAGATTGACGACAACACCGTGGCTTACCACTTCAAGGAGCCAATTGGTGTGGTCGGCCAGATCATTCCATGGAACTTCCCCATTTTGATGGCTGCCTGGAAGATCGCACCAGCGCTTGCCTCCGGTAACTGCATTGTTCTGAAGCCTGCTGAGCAAACCCCAGCATCCCTTCTGGTGGTTGTGGAACTGATCGCTGATCTGCTCCCCGCAGGTGTACTCAACGTGGTCAATGGCCTCGGTGAGGAAGCAGGCGCTGCGCTAACGGCAACTGACCGCATTGGCAAGATTGCCTTCACGGGTTCCACCGCAGTGGGTCAGATTATCCACAAGGCAGTCTCTGACAAGGTTATTCCTATCACCTTGGAGCTGGGTGGCAAGTCCCCATCCATCTTCTTCCCAGATGTGATGGATAAGGATGATGATTTCCGCGCCAAGTGCATTGAAGGTTTGGCAATGTTCGCCCTGAACCAGGGTGAGGTGTGCACCTGCCCATCGCGTGCGCTGGTGCATGAGGATATTGCCGAAGAGTTCTTGAAGTTGGCTGTGGAGAAGGTGCGTTCCATCAAGACCGGTAACCCACTGGATACCGACACCATGATGGGTGCCCAGGCATCCTTGGAGCAGATGGACAAGATCACTGGTTACCTTGAATCCGGCCCTGCTGAAGGCGCTGAGGTTCTTACCGGTGGCAAGGTTGCTTCCTTTGATGGTTTGGAAGGTGGCTACTACATCGAGCCAACCATCCTCAAGGGTGATAACTCCATGGCGTGCTTCCGTGAAGAAATCTTCGGTCCTGTGCTTGCGGTGACCACCTTCAAGACCTTCGAGGAAGCAATGGAGATTGCAAATGACACCATTTATGGCCTCGGTGCTGGTGTGTGGAGTCGAAATCAGAACAATGCCTACCGTGCGGCTCGGGAAATCCAGGCTGGTCGCGTGTGGGTGAATAACTACCACAACTATCCTGCACACGCAGCCTTTGGTGGCTATAAGCAGTCGGGTATTGGCCGTGAGAATCATGCGATGATGATGGACCACTATCAGGAAACCAAGTGCATGCTTGTCTCCTACGACGAGAAGCCTACGGGTCTGTTCTAA